A DNA window from Vicinamibacterales bacterium contains the following coding sequences:
- a CDS encoding peptidase dimerization domain-containing protein: MTHARFAPLAVALVALGLAALPHAQRRPSSPPATPAAQVSPRVAALKAALDADVSSQAMFDFGQQMNDMVFSFGEIGFQEFETQKYLGKVLRENGFTVEEGVAGVPSAWVARWGSGRPVIAFGSDVDGIPQGNQKPGVAYHDPMVEGAPGHGEGHNSGTPLNIVAAVAVKRMMEREKLPGTLMVWPGIAEELLGTKAYFVRAGLFKDVDVVLYNHVGANLGTSWGDSGGSGLVSVEYMFEGETAHSAGAPWRGRSAADAVELMNVGWQYRREHLRLSQRTHSVITNGGDQPNVVPRFASIWYYFRETDYDSIKNMWDIGDKMAQGAALMTNTTWTSRILGTAWPRHTNRTLAEAMHANIEHVGLPQWSDADIQLAKATQREMKVPEIGLATGPIRPLRGQELIPDSEKFGGPSDDVGDITWNVPTVVLGYPANFQAGPGHNWANAIPMATPIAHKGVNAGARVTALTALDLVLRPELVAQAKDYFENVQLKQRKYTPFIRPSDQPATWMNKATMERYRPEMRKYYFDATKYKTYMDQMKAEFGITYPTVRGASQ, encoded by the coding sequence ATGACCCACGCACGTTTCGCCCCCCTGGCCGTCGCCCTCGTGGCGCTGGGACTCGCCGCGCTGCCGCACGCGCAGCGCCGGCCGTCGTCCCCGCCGGCGACGCCCGCCGCGCAGGTCTCGCCGCGGGTCGCGGCCCTCAAGGCCGCCCTCGATGCCGACGTCTCCTCGCAGGCCATGTTCGACTTCGGCCAGCAGATGAACGACATGGTCTTCAGCTTCGGCGAGATCGGCTTCCAGGAGTTCGAGACGCAGAAGTACCTCGGCAAGGTGCTGCGCGAGAACGGCTTCACCGTGGAAGAGGGCGTGGCCGGGGTCCCGAGCGCCTGGGTGGCGCGCTGGGGCAGCGGCCGTCCCGTCATCGCCTTCGGCTCCGACGTGGACGGCATCCCCCAGGGCAACCAGAAGCCCGGCGTCGCGTATCACGACCCGATGGTGGAAGGCGCACCCGGACACGGCGAAGGCCACAACTCGGGCACGCCCCTCAACATCGTCGCGGCCGTGGCCGTGAAGCGCATGATGGAGCGCGAGAAGCTCCCGGGGACGCTCATGGTCTGGCCCGGGATCGCCGAGGAGCTGCTGGGCACGAAGGCGTATTTCGTGCGCGCCGGCCTGTTCAAGGACGTCGACGTCGTGCTCTACAACCACGTCGGCGCCAACCTCGGCACGAGCTGGGGCGACAGCGGCGGCAGCGGCCTCGTGTCGGTGGAGTACATGTTCGAGGGCGAGACCGCGCACAGCGCCGGCGCCCCCTGGCGCGGCCGCTCGGCCGCCGACGCGGTGGAGCTGATGAACGTCGGCTGGCAGTATCGCCGCGAGCACCTGCGCCTGTCGCAGCGCACCCACTCGGTCATCACCAACGGCGGCGACCAGCCCAACGTCGTGCCGCGCTTCGCCAGCATCTGGTACTACTTCCGCGAGACCGACTACGACTCCATCAAGAACATGTGGGACATCGGCGACAAGATGGCGCAGGGCGCCGCGCTGATGACCAACACCACCTGGACGTCGCGCATCCTGGGCACGGCGTGGCCCCGCCACACGAACCGCACGCTCGCCGAGGCCATGCACGCCAACATCGAGCACGTCGGCCTTCCGCAGTGGAGCGACGCCGACATCCAGCTCGCGAAGGCGACCCAGCGCGAGATGAAGGTGCCCGAGATCGGCCTGGCGACCGGGCCGATCCGGCCGCTGCGCGGCCAGGAGCTGATTCCGGACAGCGAGAAGTTCGGCGGGCCGTCGGACGATGTCGGCGACATCACCTGGAACGTGCCCACGGTGGTGCTCGGCTATCCGGCGAACTTCCAGGCCGGTCCCGGCCACAACTGGGCCAACGCGATCCCGATGGCCACGCCCATCGCCCACAAGGGCGTCAACGCCGGCGCGCGCGTGACGGCGCTGACCGCACTGGATCTCGTGCTGCGGCCCGAGCTGGTGGCCCAGGCCAAGGACTACTTCGAGAACGTCCAGTTGAAGCAGCGCAAGTACACGCCGTTCATCCGCCCGAGCGATCAGCCGGCCACCTGGATGAACAAGGCGACGATGGAGCGCTACCGCCCCGAGATGCGGAAGTACTACTTCGACGCCACGAAGTACAAGACCTACATGGACCAGATGAAGGCGGAGTTCGGCATCACCTATCCGACCGTCCGCGGCGCGTCGCAGTAG
- a CDS encoding class I SAM-dependent methyltransferase, which translates to MSLQRYYASLSRFQDLARRAGHDTGQREMTVHRRLLAPDGRPSGTVVHERLLDVLAAACPLPSAPRVLDAGCGLGGTTFFLSRVVGGEYCGITLSPTQRDRAEREARRRGAIGCRFAVRSYDEPLDDLLPEGVDLVVAIESLAHAPDPGATVGRLAAHLRPGGRLAVVDDMPADALPLDDPDFAAFRRGWLCPAVAPASALRRAFAEAGAPVAAEVDLTALVPARRPGSLAWRLQLSSVGRRLPVPASVAVLVESLHGGLALERLYQRGVVDYRMLIGVRPGPL; encoded by the coding sequence ATGAGTCTCCAGCGCTACTACGCCTCGCTCTCGCGGTTCCAGGACCTGGCCCGGCGTGCGGGGCACGACACCGGGCAGCGCGAGATGACCGTGCACCGGCGGCTCCTGGCGCCGGACGGGCGCCCGTCGGGCACGGTGGTCCACGAGCGCCTGCTCGACGTGCTCGCCGCGGCCTGCCCGCTGCCGTCCGCGCCGCGCGTCCTCGACGCCGGATGCGGTCTCGGGGGGACGACGTTCTTCCTGTCGCGCGTGGTTGGCGGCGAGTACTGCGGCATCACGCTCAGTCCCACCCAGCGCGACCGTGCCGAGCGCGAGGCCCGGCGGCGCGGCGCGATCGGCTGCCGCTTCGCCGTCCGCAGCTACGACGAGCCGCTGGACGATCTGCTGCCGGAGGGCGTCGACCTCGTCGTGGCCATCGAGTCGCTGGCGCACGCGCCCGACCCCGGCGCGACGGTCGGCCGGCTGGCGGCACACCTCCGTCCGGGGGGGCGCCTGGCGGTGGTGGACGACATGCCGGCCGACGCCCTGCCGCTCGACGACCCCGACTTCGCGGCGTTCCGCCGCGGGTGGCTGTGCCCGGCCGTGGCGCCCGCCTCCGCACTGCGGCGCGCCTTCGCCGAGGCTGGCGCACCGGTGGCCGCGGAGGTGGATCTCACGGCCCTCGTGCCCGCGCGCCGGCCGGGCTCGCTGGCGTGGCGGCTGCAGCTCAGCAGCGTGGGCCGCCGGCTTCCCGTGCCGGCCTCCGTCGCGGTCCTCGTCGAGTCGCTCCACGGCGGGCTGGCGCTCGAGCGGCTCTACCAGCGCGGCGTCGTCGACTACCGGATGCTGATCGGCGTCAGGCCCGGTCCGCTCTGA
- a CDS encoding DUF5916 domain-containing protein, with the protein MRARSWARWMATGGVVACVLVPTGAAAQPRPTAAGAQKRVTAVRIADDRIAVDGRLDEPEWRSAPPAADFVQQQPREGAPVTPEHRSEVRFLYDEDFLYIGATFHEDETDRLVVNELRRDFNARAGDLFVVILDTFLDRLNAYNFQTNPRCAIRDSQSYDDGRTINSNWDGVWTCRSSFDGEAWYVEEAVPFKQLRFPRREQQLWGLQLFRLVRHTNEQTIWNPTPRQFNQFKTSYAGLLEGIQGVKPGRNIRVKPFVTAEARHADGRTGSSADGGLDVKIGLGTNLVLDGTVRTDFSQVETDAQQINLTRFNLFFPEKREFFLENQGAFQIGPPASGSSNLVPFFSRTIGLSDAGTPIPIVGGARLTGKEGRNTIALLNMQTEAEHRAGGATLPAANFTVLRYGREFLANSLAGVYYLGKERGDQSNRLFGGDLRFYPTRELYVDGMVMHSETSGVGGGQAWRSGLQYDSGRTQAVYSFTSLGETFRDELGFVPRRGVDITSASLMRRIRPPALSRWVREIRPQVPYQRYSTGRRDPASGARIGVETAILAPYVTVELFDASTVSYTYTSDEEYLAQPFRPQGIPAGKAIAPGRYRFQHQAASFEVFAARRFSPGVEYRTGGFYDGDRTGVSAAGRVRINEYLATTLTWSRDRITLADRTSFDTGLASVRVDASFSTRMFLNAFIQYNSVTRQLASNIRYNFIHHPLSDVFLVYNDSRFVDLDRPSAAQRPSRALVLKVTHLFSF; encoded by the coding sequence GTGCGTGCACGATCGTGGGCCCGGTGGATGGCGACGGGCGGTGTCGTCGCCTGCGTCCTGGTGCCCACGGGCGCGGCGGCCCAGCCGCGCCCGACCGCCGCCGGCGCTCAGAAGCGCGTCACGGCCGTGCGGATCGCGGACGATCGCATTGCCGTGGACGGTCGTCTCGACGAGCCCGAGTGGCGCTCGGCGCCGCCGGCCGCCGACTTCGTGCAGCAGCAGCCGCGCGAGGGTGCGCCAGTCACGCCCGAGCACCGGTCCGAGGTGCGCTTCCTCTACGACGAGGACTTCCTCTACATCGGCGCCACCTTCCACGAGGACGAGACCGACAGGCTGGTGGTGAACGAGCTCCGCCGCGACTTCAACGCCCGGGCCGGCGACCTCTTCGTCGTCATCCTCGACACGTTCCTCGACCGCCTGAACGCGTACAACTTCCAGACCAACCCGCGCTGCGCGATCCGCGACTCCCAGTCCTACGACGACGGCCGCACGATCAATTCGAACTGGGACGGCGTGTGGACGTGCCGCTCGTCGTTCGACGGCGAGGCCTGGTACGTCGAGGAGGCGGTGCCGTTCAAGCAGCTCCGTTTCCCGCGCCGGGAGCAGCAGCTCTGGGGGCTGCAGCTCTTTCGGCTCGTCCGCCACACCAACGAACAGACGATCTGGAACCCCACGCCGCGCCAGTTCAACCAGTTCAAGACGTCGTACGCGGGCCTCCTCGAGGGCATCCAGGGCGTGAAGCCGGGCCGCAACATCCGGGTCAAGCCCTTCGTGACGGCCGAGGCGCGGCACGCCGACGGCCGGACCGGCTCGAGCGCCGATGGCGGCCTGGACGTGAAGATCGGCCTGGGCACCAACCTCGTCCTCGATGGCACCGTGCGCACCGACTTCTCACAGGTCGAGACCGACGCGCAGCAGATCAACCTCACGCGGTTCAACCTGTTCTTCCCCGAGAAGCGCGAGTTCTTCCTGGAGAACCAGGGCGCCTTCCAGATCGGCCCGCCGGCGTCCGGCTCGAGCAACCTCGTGCCCTTCTTCAGCCGCACGATCGGCCTGAGCGACGCCGGGACGCCGATTCCGATCGTGGGCGGCGCGCGGCTGACGGGCAAGGAGGGCCGGAACACCATCGCGCTCCTGAACATGCAGACCGAGGCGGAGCACCGCGCCGGCGGGGCCACGCTGCCGGCCGCCAACTTCACCGTGCTGCGCTACGGGCGCGAGTTCCTGGCCAACTCGCTCGCCGGCGTCTACTACCTGGGGAAGGAGCGCGGCGACCAGTCCAACCGGCTGTTCGGCGGCGATCTCCGCTTCTATCCGACGCGCGAGCTCTACGTGGACGGCATGGTGATGCACTCGGAGACGTCGGGCGTCGGCGGCGGCCAGGCGTGGCGCAGCGGCCTCCAGTACGACTCGGGGCGGACGCAGGCCGTCTACAGCTTCACCTCGCTCGGCGAGACCTTTCGCGACGAGCTCGGGTTCGTGCCGCGCCGGGGCGTGGACATCACGTCGGCCAGCCTGATGCGGCGCATACGGCCGCCGGCGCTGTCGCGCTGGGTTCGGGAGATCCGCCCGCAGGTGCCCTACCAGCGCTACTCGACCGGCCGCCGCGATCCGGCGTCGGGGGCTCGCATCGGCGTCGAGACGGCCATCCTCGCGCCGTACGTTACCGTCGAGCTCTTCGACGCCTCCACCGTGAGTTACACCTACACCTCAGACGAGGAGTACCTCGCCCAGCCCTTCCGTCCGCAGGGCATCCCGGCCGGCAAGGCCATCGCCCCGGGCCGCTACCGCTTCCAGCACCAGGCGGCGTCGTTCGAGGTGTTCGCGGCACGGCGGTTCTCGCCCGGCGTCGAGTACCGCACCGGCGGCTTCTACGACGGCGATCGCACCGGCGTGTCGGCGGCGGGCCGGGTCCGGATCAACGAGTACCTCGCCACGACCCTGACCTGGTCGCGCGACCGCATCACCCTGGCCGATCGCACGTCCTTCGACACGGGCCTGGCGTCGGTGCGCGTGGACGCGTCGTTCTCGACGCGGATGTTCCTGAACGCCTTCATCCAATACAACAGCGTCACGAGACAGCTCGCGTCGAACATCCGGTACAACTTCATCCATCACCCGCTGAGCGACGTCTTCCTCGTGTACAACGACTCGCGCTTCGTGGACCTGGACCGGCCGTCGGCGGCGCAGCGGCCCTCGCGGGCCCTGGTCCTGAAAGTGACGCACCTCTTCAGCTTCTGA
- a CDS encoding DCC1-like thiol-disulfide oxidoreductase family protein, which yields MPPASRDRAPTILFDGGCALCHGAVRWVIARDPAGVFRFAPLDSAVARRLVSTAGPLPDSLVLVDADGAHVESEAVLGILRRLPGPWRVAAIGAVVPRPVRNAAYRWVARRRGRWFGRRDACLAPTPDVAARLLDDSHSC from the coding sequence ATGCCGCCTGCCTCCCGAGACCGTGCGCCGACGATCCTGTTCGACGGCGGCTGCGCGCTGTGCCACGGCGCCGTGCGCTGGGTGATCGCGCGCGATCCGGCCGGCGTCTTCCGCTTCGCGCCGCTCGATTCGGCTGTCGCGCGACGCCTCGTGTCGACGGCCGGGCCCCTGCCGGACTCGCTCGTGCTCGTGGACGCCGACGGCGCGCACGTCGAGTCGGAGGCGGTGCTGGGGATTCTCCGCCGGCTTCCCGGGCCCTGGCGCGTCGCCGCCATCGGGGCCGTCGTGCCGCGCCCGGTGCGCAACGCGGCGTACCGCTGGGTGGCGCGCCGGCGCGGGCGCTGGTTCGGCCGCCGGGACGCGTGCCTCGCGCCGACGCCGGACGTGGCGGCCCGATTGCTCGACGATTCCCACTCGTGCTGA
- a CDS encoding polysaccharide biosynthesis C-terminal domain-containing protein, translating to MGLLTAAGRLVPASFKQRSLRRNVVLNWAAAFLAAAVALGTTPLVVHALDTENYGVWTFLNGLTLYSNLLYVGLGAAFMTRLSDAVGRGDVAVQTRLLGVALTLYAALGTVCFLAAELLSPVVPHLFATPLTPEAQSAATLTLGLLGVRLLFMFLNSAFSALLASHGRWDLVSGIIVVATLARTVGVVWATYQPTPIVKLAAVVVLDAALQLPLLMAACRAVAPSVAIRPVMPERQELRGLYGFGVQAFVLQVAVLVIAYTDTALIGVLLGASAVTLYALPLQLIEHSRVVINGITQSLLPELAAFRARGDVASLKALYLDASRACGALSAFVNVHLVMLGPAFLRLWVGPEIATGSFNILLFLAIGATASALSTQILTPFYQAFDRQRYLVGVVVAEAVVNFGLSVWLSRALGVWGVALATAVPAAGITLALAPRFILPRIGVGLRDFARRVALPSAALGAACALTQALLAPWVDPTSYARLALRVAVAGAVALPVIVVVFPRETWMPLAGRVAPSLARRLDRLGARPN from the coding sequence ATGGGCCTGCTGACGGCCGCCGGCCGGCTCGTTCCGGCCTCCTTCAAGCAGCGATCGCTCCGGCGCAACGTGGTCCTGAACTGGGCCGCGGCGTTCCTGGCGGCCGCGGTCGCGCTGGGCACGACGCCGCTCGTCGTGCACGCCCTCGACACCGAGAACTACGGCGTCTGGACGTTCCTGAACGGCCTGACGCTCTATTCGAACCTGCTCTACGTCGGCCTTGGCGCCGCCTTCATGACGCGGTTGTCGGACGCGGTCGGCCGCGGCGACGTCGCCGTCCAGACGCGGCTGCTCGGCGTGGCCCTCACGTTGTACGCCGCCCTGGGCACGGTGTGCTTCCTCGCGGCCGAGCTCCTGAGCCCGGTCGTGCCGCACCTCTTCGCCACGCCGCTCACGCCGGAGGCACAGTCGGCGGCGACGCTCACCCTCGGCCTCCTGGGCGTGCGGCTGCTCTTCATGTTCCTGAACTCGGCCTTCTCGGCCCTGCTCGCCTCGCACGGCCGGTGGGACCTGGTGTCCGGCATCATCGTCGTCGCCACCCTGGCCAGGACCGTGGGTGTCGTGTGGGCCACCTACCAGCCGACGCCCATCGTGAAGCTGGCCGCCGTGGTGGTGCTCGACGCCGCGCTGCAGCTGCCGCTCCTGATGGCCGCGTGCCGGGCCGTGGCGCCCTCGGTGGCCATCCGTCCCGTGATGCCGGAACGCCAGGAACTGCGGGGGCTGTACGGGTTCGGCGTGCAGGCGTTCGTCCTGCAGGTGGCGGTCCTGGTCATCGCCTACACCGACACGGCGCTCATCGGCGTCCTGCTGGGGGCCTCCGCCGTGACGCTGTACGCCCTGCCCCTGCAGCTCATCGAGCACTCGCGCGTCGTGATCAACGGCATCACCCAGAGCCTGCTGCCGGAGCTGGCCGCGTTCAGGGCGCGGGGCGACGTGGCCAGCCTGAAGGCCCTGTACCTGGATGCCTCGCGGGCCTGCGGCGCCCTGTCGGCCTTCGTCAACGTGCACCTGGTGATGCTCGGGCCGGCCTTCCTGCGGCTCTGGGTGGGGCCCGAGATCGCAACGGGGTCCTTCAACATCCTGCTGTTCCTGGCGATCGGGGCGACCGCGAGCGCGCTCTCCACGCAGATCCTGACGCCCTTCTACCAGGCCTTCGATCGCCAGCGCTACCTGGTCGGCGTGGTGGTCGCCGAGGCGGTCGTGAACTTCGGCCTGAGCGTGTGGCTCTCCCGCGCCCTCGGCGTGTGGGGCGTGGCGCTCGCGACCGCCGTGCCCGCCGCCGGCATCACGCTCGCGCTGGCGCCGCGGTTCATCCTGCCACGCATCGGGGTCGGCCTCCGCGACTTCGCGCGGCGCGTCGCCCTGCCATCGGCCGCGCTCGGCGCCGCCTGCGCGCTGACGCAGGCACTGCTCGCGCCGTGGGTCGACCCGACGTCGTACGCGCGCCTCGCCCTGCGCGTCGCCGTGGCCGGCGCGGTGGCGCTGCCCGTGATCGTCGTGGTGTTTCCGCGCGAGACGTGGATGCCGCTGGCCGGCCGCGTGGCCCCCTCGCTTGCGCGCCGCCTCGATCGCCTGGGCGCGCGGCCGAACTGA
- a CDS encoding amidohydrolase family protein — protein MTNRFGWMGLLMAGATLAVSGQSPSRATLYEGARLLLGVPGPPIERGAFLVEAGRIRAIGPAGSVAAPSGATRVDLGGKTVMPAMVNVHVHIGYEKYTSWQASNHTPGNVVDHLQRSAFYGTAAVTSVGTSPLDQMLAIQADQRAGRLPPAARLLFMPGFAPPNGGPDAVLRVATNELKVINEVTTAAEARAALRRLASRGIRHVKAWYDDRRGSYPKLPLDVYLAIVDEAHRLKMTLHTHAIDLADQKTAVKAGTDVLVHMVQREPLDDEYLALVRERKPYWATVIGLGDPTEVCNADPFFEQALPDAVIARIRATKERRPLAPSCGPPPASAADRERQMAENFPKMLAAGARVVLATDTGIQPGHTFGSGEHVEMARWVQLGMSPAEAIVAATSRPAALMGLDDLGALAAGKRASFIVLDANPLDDIRNTRRIADVYLDGARLDRPALAASFKRPAP, from the coding sequence ATGACGAATCGATTCGGGTGGATGGGGCTGCTCATGGCGGGCGCGACCCTGGCGGTCTCGGGGCAGTCGCCTTCCCGCGCCACTCTCTATGAAGGCGCCCGCCTGCTCCTCGGCGTGCCCGGACCGCCCATCGAGCGGGGCGCCTTCCTGGTGGAGGCCGGGCGCATCCGGGCGATCGGGCCCGCCGGCTCGGTGGCCGCGCCCTCAGGAGCCACGCGCGTGGACCTGGGCGGCAAGACCGTGATGCCGGCGATGGTCAACGTCCACGTCCACATCGGCTACGAGAAGTACACGTCGTGGCAGGCCTCGAACCATACGCCCGGCAACGTCGTGGACCACCTCCAGCGCTCGGCCTTCTACGGTACTGCCGCCGTCACCTCGGTCGGGACCAGCCCCCTCGACCAGATGCTCGCCATCCAGGCCGACCAGCGGGCCGGCCGCCTGCCGCCGGCCGCCCGCCTGCTCTTCATGCCGGGCTTCGCGCCGCCCAACGGCGGCCCGGACGCCGTGCTGCGCGTCGCGACCAACGAGCTGAAGGTGATCAACGAGGTCACGACCGCGGCGGAGGCCCGGGCGGCTCTGCGCCGCCTGGCGTCGCGCGGGATTCGCCACGTCAAGGCCTGGTACGACGATCGCCGCGGGAGCTATCCCAAGCTGCCGCTCGACGTGTATCTCGCGATCGTGGACGAAGCGCACCGCCTGAAGATGACCCTGCACACGCACGCCATCGACCTGGCCGATCAGAAGACGGCCGTCAAGGCCGGCACCGACGTTCTCGTCCACATGGTGCAGCGCGAGCCGCTGGACGACGAGTACCTCGCTCTCGTCCGCGAGCGGAAGCCCTACTGGGCGACCGTCATCGGACTCGGCGACCCGACCGAGGTCTGCAACGCCGACCCGTTCTTCGAGCAGGCACTGCCGGATGCCGTCATCGCCCGCATCCGCGCCACGAAGGAGCGCCGTCCGCTGGCTCCAAGCTGCGGCCCTCCGCCTGCGAGCGCGGCCGACCGTGAACGCCAGATGGCCGAGAACTTTCCGAAGATGCTGGCCGCCGGGGCCAGGGTCGTGCTGGCCACCGACACGGGCATCCAGCCAGGGCACACCTTCGGCTCGGGAGAGCACGTGGAGATGGCGCGGTGGGTGCAGCTCGGCATGTCGCCCGCCGAGGCGATCGTCGCGGCCACCAGCCGGCCCGCCGCCCTGATGGGCCTGGACGACCTGGGCGCGCTGGCCGCCGGCAAGCGCGCGAGCTTCATCGTCCTCGACGCCAACCCGCTCGACGACATCAGGAACACGCGGAGGATTGCCGACGTGTATCTCGACGGGGCCAGGCTGGATCGCCCGGCCCTGGCGGCGTCGTTCAAGCGCCCGGCGCCGTAG